The sequence CGCCCGGATGTGCAGATACCCAATCTCGCCGTTGCTGAGCCTGCTGACCATCTCGCGGCGGTCGTCCACCCATTTCGCATACTGCAGGTTTCCGAACGCGCCGCCGCTGATCGGGTCCACCGTCAATTCCCACGCGCCGTCCTTCGCCGGCTTGCTGTTGAGCAGGAAGTGGAACTTGCGCCCCGCCGACAGCGTGAAGTACGTCCAGTAACTGTCAGACGTCTTCAGTTCGTGGTCGTCGACCATGATCACGAAGTCGCCCTTCGTAATCTTCAGGTAATCGTGATCGGCCGGGCCCGCCTTGTAGATGTGCCCGACGCGGTAGAACCCGGAGGCGTCGGCTACGAGATCGAATCCCGGATACCGTGTCTGTGCGGGCGAGGGTGTCGCGGCGGCCGGGCCTCCGCTCACGCCGGTGTGCGAAGCGTTCAGCTCGCCGATCATCATCATCATCACCGAGTGCAGTTCTTCCTCGTCGACGAGGTACTCGAGCAGCGGCTCATAGAGGACCTTGGCCGCGTTCCAGTCGGCGCCGTGCATCCTGGCGTCGTAGAAGCGGTTCTTCATGATGCGCCAGCCCTCGTTGAACACCTGCTTGCGCAGCGCCTTGTGGTCAATCTCGAGATTGGCGCTGAAGCTCACGCGCCGCGCCGTGGCCCCGCCGCTCGCCGCAGGCTCGGGTGCCGAGCTCGCGCCGCCGCGCCCGCCGCGGCCGCCGCCCGTCGCCGCGGCCGCCGCCCCTGCTCCACCGCCGCTCGGAACCGCCGCGGCATAGAGTCCGCGCCCGGAGCGGAAGTAGATCGTGCGGCCGTCGCGCGTGAAGGCCATGCCGCCACCGCCGCCGGAACCGCCGCCGCCACCCCGTCCGCCTCGCCCGCCCGCCGCCGGCTCTGCCGCGGGCTGCGGCACGCGCGTGGCCTGATCGGTCTCGACGTTGAGAATGTAAATGCCGGAGGATGACGCGCCTCCGCCGGCCGCACCACCCGCCGCGGGCGCCGCCGATGACGTAAACGCCACTGAATGGCCGTCAGGTGTCGGCGTCAGCCCTCCGAATGTGTCGCCCGTCGCGTTGAGCCGCCGTGCGCGACGCGCAAAGCCGTCCCAGTCGATCTTTACCTCGACCGGCGCCTGCCCCGCTGCGCCGGCTCCACCCTGCCCTGAGCCTGTCGAAGGGCGCCCTCCCCCCGCAGGTCTTGCCGCGGCTTCCGCCGCCAGGCCCTGCGCCTCGTTGTCGATATCGCGGTTGAGCGGATCCTTCTCCTGGTCGCGCAGCGCGGTGGCCCACATCTGCATCGTGTTGGGGAAGCGCCCACCCGTCGACGCGACGCCCGTGCTGACACCCGCCGACGAGGTGAACACGAGATACTTGCCGTCGGCCGTCCAGACGGCGTTGCCCTCCGAGAACAACAGGCTGTCGTCCGACACGTGCCGCTCTTCGCCGCCCGCGATGGGCGCGATGTACACGTGCGACCTCATCGTCCGATCCTGCTTCGAGAAGGCCACCCACTTGCTGTCGGGCGACACCGCCACCGACCCAATCCGGCCGACGTCGCTCGAGGTGATGACGGCCGTCTTGCCGTCGGCCACGGCGTAGCTGTACAGCTTCTTGTCGGCCGCCGTGTAGAGCAGCAACTTCGAATCGGGCGTCCACATGAGCGCGCCCTTTTCGTTGTCGAGCGTGGTGATCTGCTTGAGGCCCTTCCCTTCCGCATCACAGATCCAGATCTCGTCGCGGCCTGAACGGTCGGAGACGAACGCGAGGTACTTTCCGTCGAACGACCACTTCGGCGACTGGCTGCGCGAGGCCATCGAGTCCGGCGCCACCCGCGTGATGTCGCCGCGGTCGGACGCGATGGTGAGGATCTGGCCGCGCGTCGAAATCACGGCGCGCCGGCCCGACGGTGACAGATCAAATCCGTCGAGTTCGTTCTCGACCGTCTCGACATCCGCCTGGTTCTCTTTCTCGTCGGCGACAATGTCGATCTTGATTTCGGTGCTGCGGCCGGAGGCCACATCCAGCTTCCAGATGCCGAAGTTCTCCTCGTAGACAATCACTTTCCCGTCGCTCGACATCGACGGCCAGAACAGGCTGCCGGACGTGTGCCTGGTGACCTGCACGGGCGCGCCGCCTGCGATGCCGACCTTGTAAATATTGTTCACGCTCTTGAGGACGTCGGGGCTGCCTGGCTTGACGGCCTTGTCGTTGGGCAGCGGATCAGCCACGAAGTAGATTTCGTCTTTCGGACCCCACATCGGCCAGTACCGGTTATAGCGTTCGCCGCCGAGCAACGGTTTGTAGGTCTTCTGCGCCAGGTCGCCAATCCAGAGATCGGCCGCGTAACTGCCGCGATAGTGCTGGCGCGACCAGACGCCCGGATGGCGGTTGAAGACGAACTGCTTGCCGTCGGGCGAGTAGTTGCCCCAGTAGCCCCAGTCGACTGGCAACGCCCGGTCGGCGCCGCCCGCAGCCGGCACCTCGTAGAGGGTCGCCACGCTTGGAAACGCGCCGTCGCCGCGGGCGGTCCGGAACACGATCCGCTGCGAATCGCGCGTCCATCCCACGACTTCTTCGTTGCCGGTGTGATACGTCAGCCGCTTGGGCGTGCCCCCGGCCGCCGGCACCACAAACACGTCGTAGTTGCCGTAGCGGTTCGACGCAAAGGCAATCCACTTTCCGTCGGGCGAGAAGCGAGGGTACACGTCGCGTCCCGTGTTATCGGTCACCCGTACGACATTCGATCCATCCTCGTTTGCGACCCAGATATCGCCGAGGTAGCTGAAGGCAATCTTGCCCGCGTGATAGTCGGGATGACGGGCCAGACGGACGGGCGCCGCCGCGGCCACGCCAACCACGATGAACGAAACCAGTACGCCGAGGATCGTGACTCTTCGCATCATCTTCACACCTCAAATGTCGCCGTCCGCAATCACCCGCGATCGCTCTCAACTTCGGCGTGCCAATGCCACCTTCGCCGGGCTTCCGCGCTCCCGCGGAACGAATCGGAAACCGGGCAGGATGCTACGCCCCTGGCTGGAAGGCGTCAAGCAAGCAAGGCTGGGGCCAGCCGTTTCGGAACCGAGGTGTTGCCGAGGCCGCGACGGGCGGTCGGTACAGACGACTGGCGCGTGCCGCGGCGGCCCCCTTGAACGCCCCAGTGCGCGGGCGTATACTCGGGCCAAGAAGGTGGCGTCCATGATGGGAGGACTGCTGTCGGCGTGCAGCCTCGCGGTCGTACTCGCGCTGCCGGGATCCGCAGGCGCGGGCGAGGTTCATCTCACCATTCAGAACGGCCGGGTGGCTTTGTCCGCGCGCGACGTCACGCTCCGCCAGGTACTTCTTGAATGGGAACGCGTGGGTGACACGCGCGTCGTGATTCGCGAGGGCGTTCCTGACACGCCGCTAACCCTTGAACTCGTCGACGTACCCGAGGAGCAGGCGTTGCGGACGCTGCTGCGGTCAACCCCGGGGTACGTGGCGGCGAAACGTCTCGAGCGAACCAGCGGCGGCTCGATGTACAGGCTCATCATCCTCATCGCGGCCACCGCGAGTCGTGTCGCGCCGTCGCAGACGGCACAGGGCGCAGAGCAACTGTCGGCGCCCGTGCCTCTCACCGGACAAGGGCAGCAACGGATCGATCGGCAAATCATGCCGGACGGGCGAGTGATCGCTCTCCAGGAGAATCCGGGTCGCCCGAGCGAGATGCTCGCCGTGACCGATGACGAGCCGCCTCTCCAATCGCTTCCAGGCAATTTCCCCGTCATGGTGTTCGCGCCGGGCCAAATGCCGCAGTCTTCGCTTCAGGGCCAAGGCTCGGCCGATCTGCTGACGCCTGACTTGCAGCGGGGCCAGGGTCCGGGGAGCCAGATACCACCGACAACGCGAACGGCACCGACTGCCGTGAAGTCTGCCCCAAGGCCGGGCATGGTCATCCCGGAGCCGCCAACTCCCTACGTCCCGGGAGGGGGCGCGCCACCGCCGCTCCCGCCGCAGCCACCGATCAAGCCCCCGGGGGTCTGAGATTACGACGGACTCGCCAGTCGGGGACCCGATCTTCGACCAGTAGTGCTGCCATTGCCGCCGCAGTTGCGTCAGAACTCGAACGCCTGGCGGACGAGGAGATTGACTCCCGGGGCATCGACGCCGGACCCCATCGTCCGGTAGTTTCTGTCGAGCAGGTTCTCCACGAGCAGCGTCAGGTTCGCGCGGCGCGAGAACCGTACTCCGCCGCGGATGTTCAGCGTGACGTAGCCGGGGTTCCGCGTCACGAACGGTACCCGCGCGGTCAGATCCGGCCCCAGCACGCGCGTCAGCACCTGCGCCAGCGTCTCGCCGGTGGCGAGCAGAATCCCGCCCTGCACGAGATCGCGCGCCACCGCCCCGTTGTTGAAGAAGTTCGTCACTTCCTGCTGTGTGCGAATACCCCCGATGCGCGCCTGTTCGAGGTCATTGCCGGAAAGGCGCCGCTGCGCATCGGCAAAGTACGAGTAGCCCTCGACCCAGTAGCGGCGCCCGGGCGGCTCCCACCTGAGCCCGATCATTCCGTGGGTGGGCGGGAGACCGTTCTCGAGACCCGGTGGCAGGCCCGTGGCCGGGTCGACGCCCGTGATCGACGAAACGTTGCCCGTCAGCGCGAACGCCGAGCCGAGGCGCACCATCAGCGACGCCTCTGCCCCGCGCAATCGGACGCGTCCGGCGTTGGTTCGCACGAACACGGGCGAATTCGACAGCGACGTGTAGACGGCGCCTGCCGGATCCTGTCGGATGATCGACTGGCCGGCAATCACCTGACCGACGGAACCGGCCGGCAGGATGATCATCTGACGCTCGATCAGGCTCGCAATCTCGGAATCGAAGTCCGCGAGCGAACCATTGACATGCAGCCGGTTCAACCTCACGCCGGCCTCGTAGTTGAGAAGCCGCTCCGGCTCGAGGGCGCGAACGGGCCTGGCCTGACTGAGCGTGGTCGGCTGGCCTCCCGGCAACGGCGCCACGGACGCGCCAAGCCGCACGCCTTCGTCTGGAGACACCTCGAACCCCATGCCCGACACGCCGATGGATCCGAGGTCATTCACATTCGGCGCCCGGAACCCGCGGCTGACCGTGGCCGTCAACACGATGTCATGGGACAGTGAGAAGGCCAGCCCGGTATTGAATGTGAGGTCGCCGAAACTGGTCCGGTAGTCCGGCACAAGCGGCCCACCCGAACCGATCGCGTTGTTCTTGCCGGACTGGCGGTAGCTGAACCGGCTATAGCGGGCCGCCAGCGTCGCGCTGAGCCGATCGGAGAACAACGGGAAACAATCCTGGCCGTAGAGGCCGACGGTGCGGTACCTCGCGCCGTTCGGGAAGCGCGCGCGAACCGCGGTCCCATCCGTAAACCCGCCGGTGGCCTGACTGTAGCCGAAATCCGTCCTGAGCGACGTCACGTATTCGTCGTAGATCTCCCCGCCGACGGCGAGCGAATGGGCCGCGCCGAGCCGGCGGGTTGCCTGAGCCTGATACCCGAACGCGTTCGTGCGATTGTGCTCGACGGAAACCGGCGAGCGCAGCCCCAGCTTGGCGTTGTTGACGCTCTGATAGGTGCGATCGTCGCGCTGCCCATTGAAGGAGCCCGCTGCCGACAGCGTGTCGAACCACGGCAGCCTGATGCGATTGTAGCGGACGGTGACCAGATCGAGCGTCTGCGGATCGAATCGGTTGACAAGATTGCCGAGGCCGCCGTTCAGTTGGTCGTAGCGGCGGGCGCCGAGTTGCTCACCCCGGATGTACTGCAGCGTCACGGCGTCGTTGGCGCCGGGACGGATCGAGAGCTTCGAGCGGATCCCGTACCGGGTGAAGGCCGTGTCCTGGAGTCGGTCGCCCAGCACGGCCGACGGCAGCCCCAGCAGGCGAGTTGCGACCGAGTGCGAGTCGATGCCGCCGCCAGTCCGCAGGTCCTGCGCGCGCCGCGCCGTCGCGTCCATCAGGACGCCCCACTTCAACGACCCGCCGGCCAGCCGGAAGCTGCCGGCGACCGACCTGTCCGCGCTTTCGAGCGTCAGCGCGAAACCTCCGTCCACGCCGACACCGCCGCGGCCGCCGCCCAAGGGGCTCGTCAGGACGTTGATGGTGCCACCGAGGGAATCGGATCCGTACTGGGCCCCGTTCGGGCCGCGCACGATCTCGACGCGATCGACGAAGGCGGGATCGAGCAGGGCGGTGTACTGATTCGCGCCGGGCCGGAACGTGGCGTTGTTGAAGCGGACGCCGTCGACCAGCACTACGACCTGCTGACCCGTGAGGCCCCGGATAAACGGCGACCCCTGGCTCGTGCTGGTCTGCTGGACGTAGACACCGGGCTCCCCAATCAGGGCGCGCGTGAATACTGCCATCTCACGGCGGCTCATCTCTTCGGTGCCCGTGACGGTCACCATCTGGGGTGACGTCTGGACATCCTGCGCGATCCCGCGCAACGCGGTCACCGTGACCGATTCGCTGACCGGCCCGATGCCCAGCGTGATGTCCAGGGTCACGCCCGCAGCGTCTCGAATCACCACCGAACGGCGGTGTTCGCCGAAGCCGGCCTTCTGCACGGCCAGGACGTAGGTGGCGGGGTCCAGTCGCTCGAGCCGGAACAACCCGCCGTCGTCGGTGAGGGTCGAGCAGATCTCGGTGTCGTTTGCGGTGAGCAGGATCACGCGAGCCCTTGGCACCGGCGCGCCGCTGGGGTCGAGAACGACGCCGCTCACACCGCCCGACACCGGGACGCGACCAGTCGAAGGCAGGGCAACTCCCAGCCACACGAGGAGCGCCAGGAGACCGATCGCAAACCTCGTTCGGAATCCGTTCGGACGGTCCTTCGCAGCATCCTGAAGTGGATCGTTCGTCATCGGCAATCTTCCATCGTGGCCTCACCAAGAGGGGCTTCGGTGCGGAACTCCCACGAACCTGTCGATTGTCGCCTGCAAGATCTTGACGTCGACCGGGCGATCCATCAGCGAGGAAACCCGTCGAGAACTACTTGTCCATTCGGATCACGGCCGGTCTGGCCGTCCACGTGCCTCCCTTGTCTGAAACCGCCCTGGTCGGGGCGAATGTCTCGCCGAACACGTTGTTGCTGCTCACCCACTTGATCTCGACGTCCGGCGTCCCGGGGCGGGCGACGTACGCCTCCGCCATTGCACGGAGGAACTGGGCCGCTGTCAGGCGCACGCCTCCGACCATCACGTAGGACGGGACGGTGTTGCGAGGAACCGCCGTCCATTCCCCCGCCGTCAGAGCCGCCCGCACAGTGGCGCACTGCCTGACGAGCGCGCCCATCGGGATGCGGGCGCCGGTCGCCTGCCGGGCCGGGTCGGCAATCTCGATGGGCCCAAACAGGCGCAACGACTGCGAGTGGGCAGGCCACTCCGCCGGCGCCGGCGCGTCGCCGAGGGCGGTGACCAGAAGGCCGAAGACATCGGCCAGCGAGAAGTACCGCGTGGCGCCCCGAACAAACGGCGGGAGCTGGCCCTGCGCGGACTCGATCTGCGCGATCAGAGACGCCGCGACCGCGGTCAGTTCGGCGCGAGTGACAGGATCGGAGAGGCCATACTCGGCCCGGCCACTCAACTCGCGGATGGAGACGAAGCGGCTGCCGGCGTTCGCGGGAAAGAACGTCGTCACCAGCCAGTCCAGCACGGCGTCTTCCTGTGCGTACATCGTCTCCCGTTCCTCCCGGGACCGCATCACCCCTGCCGGCAGGTCGGGAACCTTCACGTTGTCGTAGGCGTACTCCAGCGGCGTCAGGTAGTTGCGGGCGCCGAAGCCGGGCTTCGCGTAGACGCCCGGATGCCCGAGTCTGATCTGGATGACGTGGGGCCTCGATCGGTCCAATCCGCCGACCAGCTTGTCCAGGGCCTCCGGCCCATCGTACGCGTTGAAGACCCGCTCGCCGAGTGCCCCGTAATCGGAGACGCGCAACGCGGTGTCGAGAAAAAACACCTCGGGGGCACAGCGCTCGTCGGCCGCAAGCATGTTGCTCACGATGGGCACGCCGCCGCGGTAGCCATCGAGATGGCGCGCCGGATACGCGGTTGTTTCGAGGAACCCGGCGAGAGCCGGCCGCGAACCCAATGCCTCCAGCGCGTGTACCATCTCCCCCGCGTGCCAGGGCTCGAATGTGGCGCCGCGCGCGAAATCTACCCGACCGAACACCTCCAGGACCCGTTTGAACCCGCCCGTCCGGGATGGATCCGGTTCGCCGCTGTACGGGTGCTTCCACTCGGTCAGGAACCACTGCGTCGCCTCAAGCCGAGCCAGGTATCGCTTCTCGGGGGTATCGGCTCCCCGGAGGTTGGGCCGCGGTCTGGCCGCGAGGGCGGGTTCCTCCGTGCCGTCGTAGCCGACCTCGACCAGACCTCGCCGGGCGCCGTCGTTGATCGCGTCGACCAGGTGCGTCCCGTCGTTCTGGTCGGCAAGACGGTCGGCTGCCACGCCGGTGAACTGCACGAGGCAGGTGGGATGAAACGCGCCAGCACGCGCCTGGAGTCTATCAATCTGCCCAAGCGCCCGGGGCAGCCGCTCCATGCTGACCGGCACGTTCAGCACGTCGTCCACCGTGGTCTGCAGCATGACGTAGATGGGCGCTTTCGCCGCCACGACAGGCTGCGTGGGCGAAGGCGACGGCTCCTGCCGGGCCTGCTGCGCACGAAGCGTGATCGCCACGATGAGCACCAAGACCGCAGCAAGGAACCCGAAACCCGAGGCGAGGCGAGAGTGCATGCGCACCTCTGAAACGATGCGAGTCTGAAACCGTCAGGACGCCCCACGCTCCTGGCCCGAAAAAGCACTGGCCGAACCCTGAAACGTGTTCCTGGTCCGGCCAGTGCCGCGTCACAAACCGCCGCCGACCGATCGCGAAGCTCTAGCGGCCGGCGATCCTTGCCGTCACCTGGTTCGACTGACAGGTCTCTTCCAGGCTGGCGGTCAGCGGTCGCACCACCCAGTAGTACGTAGCGCCTACTGTGAGGCCTTGATCGATGTACAGCCGCTGCGTGCCCAGGACCTGGGCAATCCTCACGTATGGACCTCCATTAATGGTGCCGCGGTAGATCGCATACCCTGCCGCTGCCACGTCCGTCCAGTTGAGCTGGACCTGCCTGCCTGCGGCCCGAGCCGTGAGGACGGTGCAGCCCGCGCACTTGGGATCGTTTGCCGCCAGCACGTTGACCTGGCCGGAGTCGGTCCCGAACAGGTCGGCGTGCCCGGGGAACGACACGCTGGTCCTGTCGGTCACCTTCAAGCGGATCAGGTAGCTGCCGACAGCCTTCGCCGCGAAGTAGGAGGTCACATCGGGAATCTTGGTGTTCGGGATTTCGCTGTAGACCCCGTCGTTGTTGAGATCCCACGCCCACGACACGATCGTGTCGCCAAGACAGCCAGGACAGGTCGGGTCCTTCGCGCCCTCGTCCGGGTTGACGGACTTGGAGCCGTCAAGGAACCAAGGGGTCTTGGCCGGGCAGAAGTTGTACGGACCGCCGGCGTCGGCCGTCGGTGCGAGAGGCGGAATCGAGACCTCTACCGTCAGGATTGTGGTGGCCGTGGTGCCCAGGCCGAAGTTGTCCGTCACCCGCAGCTTTATCTGCACGTTGGTCTGAGAACTCGGCGCGGTCCACAGTACGACGGGTCCGGTCAGATCGTAGGTGCCATCATTCCCGATGTCCCATTCCCACTTCACGATGCTCTTGGTGGGATCCTGGTGGAACGAGGCCGTCCCATCGAGAGTCACCTGGCCGCCGGTCACCGCGGGGTTCGGGATCGCCTTGGCCACAGCCACCGGGGCGCCCGACTCGGTCAC comes from Acidobacteriota bacterium and encodes:
- a CDS encoding S41 family peptidase, with amino-acid sequence MMRRVTILGVLVSFIVVGVAAAAPVRLARHPDYHAGKIAFSYLGDIWVANEDGSNVVRVTDNTGRDVYPRFSPDGKWIAFASNRYGNYDVFVVPAAGGTPKRLTYHTGNEEVVGWTRDSQRIVFRTARGDGAFPSVATLYEVPAAGGADRALPVDWGYWGNYSPDGKQFVFNRHPGVWSRQHYRGSYAADLWIGDLAQKTYKPLLGGERYNRYWPMWGPKDEIYFVADPLPNDKAVKPGSPDVLKSVNNIYKVGIAGGAPVQVTRHTSGSLFWPSMSSDGKVIVYEENFGIWKLDVASGRSTEIKIDIVADEKENQADVETVENELDGFDLSPSGRRAVISTRGQILTIASDRGDITRVAPDSMASRSQSPKWSFDGKYLAFVSDRSGRDEIWICDAEGKGLKQITTLDNEKGALMWTPDSKLLLYTAADKKLYSYAVADGKTAVITSSDVGRIGSVAVSPDSKWVAFSKQDRTMRSHVYIAPIAGGEERHVSDDSLLFSEGNAVWTADGKYLVFTSSAGVSTGVASTGGRFPNTMQMWATALRDQEKDPLNRDIDNEAQGLAAEAAARPAGGGRPSTGSGQGGAGAAGQAPVEVKIDWDGFARRARRLNATGDTFGGLTPTPDGHSVAFTSSAAPAAGGAAGGGASSSGIYILNVETDQATRVPQPAAEPAAGGRGGRGGGGGSGGGGGMAFTRDGRTIYFRSGRGLYAAAVPSGGGAGAAAAATGGGRGGRGGASSAPEPAASGGATARRVSFSANLEIDHKALRKQVFNEGWRIMKNRFYDARMHGADWNAAKVLYEPLLEYLVDEEELHSVMMMMIGELNASHTGVSGGPAAATPSPAQTRYPGFDLVADASGFYRVGHIYKAGPADHDYLKITKGDFVIMVDDHELKTSDSYWTYFTLSAGRKFHFLLNSKPAKDGAWELTVDPISGGAFGNLQYAKWVDDRREMVSRLSNGEIGYLHIRAMDAPSLRQFELDLAANRTRKALVIDQRFNGGGGIDQELLGILAGRKYQYAVGRDSDMQVWRPQNFYGPMVVMENERSASDAEMFPQGFKDLGLGKVIGVPSMGAVIGTGSYTLLDGSTIRTPGSGVWTARGENMENFGVQPDVYVDNTPTDFAAGRDLQIEKAVEVLKAELAAGKK
- a CDS encoding TonB-dependent receptor, which translates into the protein MTNDPLQDAAKDRPNGFRTRFAIGLLALLVWLGVALPSTGRVPVSGGVSGVVLDPSGAPVPRARVILLTANDTEICSTLTDDGGLFRLERLDPATYVLAVQKAGFGEHRRSVVIRDAAGVTLDITLGIGPVSESVTVTALRGIAQDVQTSPQMVTVTGTEEMSRREMAVFTRALIGEPGVYVQQTSTSQGSPFIRGLTGQQVVVLVDGVRFNNATFRPGANQYTALLDPAFVDRVEIVRGPNGAQYGSDSLGGTINVLTSPLGGGRGGVGVDGGFALTLESADRSVAGSFRLAGGSLKWGVLMDATARRAQDLRTGGGIDSHSVATRLLGLPSAVLGDRLQDTAFTRYGIRSKLSIRPGANDAVTLQYIRGEQLGARRYDQLNGGLGNLVNRFDPQTLDLVTVRYNRIRLPWFDTLSAAGSFNGQRDDRTYQSVNNAKLGLRSPVSVEHNRTNAFGYQAQATRRLGAAHSLAVGGEIYDEYVTSLRTDFGYSQATGGFTDGTAVRARFPNGARYRTVGLYGQDCFPLFSDRLSATLAARYSRFSYRQSGKNNAIGSGGPLVPDYRTSFGDLTFNTGLAFSLSHDIVLTATVSRGFRAPNVNDLGSIGVSGMGFEVSPDEGVRLGASVAPLPGGQPTTLSQARPVRALEPERLLNYEAGVRLNRLHVNGSLADFDSEIASLIERQMIILPAGSVGQVIAGQSIIRQDPAGAVYTSLSNSPVFVRTNAGRVRLRGAEASLMVRLGSAFALTGNVSSITGVDPATGLPPGLENGLPPTHGMIGLRWEPPGRRYWVEGYSYFADAQRRLSGNDLEQARIGGIRTQQEVTNFFNNGAVARDLVQGGILLATGETLAQVLTRVLGPDLTARVPFVTRNPGYVTLNIRGGVRFSRRANLTLLVENLLDRNYRTMGSGVDAPGVNLLVRQAFEF